Proteins encoded together in one Musa acuminata AAA Group cultivar baxijiao chromosome BXJ3-6, Cavendish_Baxijiao_AAA, whole genome shotgun sequence window:
- the LOC135641054 gene encoding uncharacterized protein LOC135641054 translates to MGSYCSEAECPVSNDDPKPRRASKKKKKKKKKGQRRAQEEEEMAENGRDGKAWEAAWPRRSRQGGGGVVMLEGYVEAAEGLDLGSDVGGDGVGRTMSLTDDDLVELKGCLDLGFGFSYREIPELCHTLPALELCYSMSRSLEVDGGDAAAEPCAAAVASLPVSNWKISSPGDPPDEVKARLKFWAQAVACTIRLCN, encoded by the exons atggGGAGCTACTGCTCTGAAGCAGAGTGCCCTGTCTCGAACGATGACCCTAAGCCCAGGAGAGccagtaagaagaagaagaagaagaagaagaaggggcagCGGAGGGctcaagaggaggaggagatggcggAGAACGGGAGGGATGGCAAGGCGTGGGAGGCGGCTTGGCCGCGAAGGAGTCGACAGGGCGGTGGCGGGGTGGTGATGTTGGAGGGATACGTGGAGGCGGCGGAGGGGTTGGATCTGGGATCCGACGTAGGAGGAGATGGAGTGGGGCGGACGATGAGCCTGACGGACGACGACTTGGTGGAGCTCAAAGGGTGCCTGGACTTGGGGTTCGGATTTAGCTACCGCGAGATCCCGGAGCTATGCCACACGCTGCCGGCTCTGGAGCTTTGTTACTCCATGAGCCGGTCGTTGGAGGTCGATGGCGGCGATGCAGCGGCGGAGCCCTGTGCTGCCGCGGTCGCTTCCCTTCCCGTTTCGAACTGGAAGATCTCCAGTCCCG GTGATCCTCCTGATGAAGTCAAAGCAAGGCTGAAGTTTTGGGCCCAAGCAGTGGCTTGCACTATAAGATTATGCAACTGA
- the LOC135641053 gene encoding probable E3 ubiquitin-protein ligase ARI8, which yields MGSEEDMHDANDVQSVEDDFYTGETGMGSEDDDYNFGDNYSDDSEDVTSHRQQQNYTILSEADIRQHQDENINRVSTVLSIPRYAACILLRHYNWSISRVHDEWFADEGHVRKAVGLLERTVEISNARELTCGICFENYPCGRMSSASCGHPFCGACWRGYISTSISDGPGCLMLRCPDPSCGAAVGRNMIDVLTTGEDKEKYSRYLLRSYVEDNRKIKWCPAPGCEFAVEFVIGSGSYDVCCSCSYSFCWNCAEEAHRPVDCATVAKWILKNSAESENMNWILANSKPCPKCKRPIEKNQGCMHITCTPPCKFEFCWLCLGPWSEHGERTGGFYACNRYESAKQEGAYDESERRREMAKNSLERYTHYYERWATNQSSRQKALADLHSMQTEKLEKLSDTQSQPESQLKFIIEAWLQIVECRRVLKWTYAYGYYLPEHEHAKRQFFEYLQGEAESGLERLHQCAEKELQVYLDAEGPMTDFNDFRTKLAGLTSVTKNYFENLVRALETGLKDVGTSNNQATCSKSSSCKSLGSKSKSGKIKAVAGSSSGSGAPSRSFDDGNLWSCDRCTYANPRSTTTCQMCEHHR from the exons ATGGGTTCGGAGGAGGACATGCACGACGCGAACGACGTCCAGTCGGTGGAGGACGATTTCTACACCGGGGAGACGGGGATGGGCAGCGAGGACGACGACTATAATTTTGGCGATAACTATTCGGATGATTCCGAGGATGTCACCTCCCATCGCCAGCAG CAAAACTATACTATTTTGAGTGAGGCTGATATTCGGCAGCATCAGGATGAAAATATTAATAGAGTATCTACTGTACTTTCAATACCAAGATATGCAGCATGCATTCTTCTTCGTCATTATAACTG GAGTATTAGTAGGGTGCATGATGAGTGGTTTGCAGATGAAGGGCATGTTCGGAAGGCTGTTGGTTTGTTGGAGAGAACAGTGGAGATTTCGAATGCTAGAGAA CTGACTTGTGGGATTTGTTTTGAAAACTATCCCTGTGGCAGGATGAGTTCTGCTTCATGTGGTCATCCTTTTTGTGGGGCTTGCTGGAGAG GTTACATTAGTACATCTATAAGTGATGGCCCTGGGTGCTTAATGTTGCGATGCCCTGATCCTTCTTGTGGTGCTGCTGTTGGTCGAAACATGATTGATGTCTTGACTACTGGCGAAGATAAAGAGAAGTATTCACGATATCTTCTTAGATCTTACGTTGAAGATAACAGAAAG ATAAAATGGTGTCCTGCCCCTGGTTGTGAGTTTGCTGTAGAGTTTGTTATTGGCAGTGGAAGTTATGATGTTTGCTGCAGCTGCTCATATAGCTTTTGCTGGAAT TGTGCCGAGGAAGCTCACCGGCCAGTTGACTGTGCCACTGTAGCAAAGTGGATTTTGAAGAACAGTGCTGAATCTGAAAATATGAATTG GATTTTAGCGAACTCGAAgccttgtccaaagtgcaaacgtCCAATTGAGAAAAACCAGGGATGCATGCATATAACATGCACACCTCCTTGTAAATTTGAATTTTGCTG GTTATGTCTGGGACCATGGTCAGAACATGGTGAGAGGACTGGTGGTTTCTATGCTTGTAATCGCTACGAATCAGCAAAACAGGAAGGAGCG TATGATGAATCTGAAAGGAGGAGAGAAATGGCTAAAAATTCTCTTGAGAGATACACACATTATTATGAACGATGGGCTACAAATCAATCA TCAAGGCAGAAGGCACTTGCAGATTTACACAGCATGCAAACTGAAAAG CTTGAGAAGCTAAGTGACACACAAAGCCAACCTGAATCCCAGCTCAAGTTCATAATTGAAGCCTGGTTACAG ATAGTGGAGTGTAGGCGAGTATTGAAGTGGACATATGCCTATGGTTATTACCTGCCAGAACATGAACATGCCAAGAGACAGTTCTTTGAATATTTGCAAG GTGAGGCTGAGTCTGGTTTAGAACGCCTTCATCAATGTGCAGAAAAGGAACTCCAAGTTTACCTTGATGCAGAAGGTCCTATGACAGACTTTAATGACTTCCGTACAAAGTTAGCTGGTCTGACCAG TGTGACTAAGAACTATTTTGAGAATCTTGTTCGAGCCCTGGAGACTGGGTTGAAAGATGTTGGCACTTCCAATAACCAggcgacatgcagcaagagttcaaGCTGCAAGAGCTTGGGCAGCAAATCCAAAAGTGGGAAGATCAAAGCAGTGGCTGGGAGCAGCTCCGGATCCGGTGCTCCTAGCCGCAGCTTCGACGACGGCAATCTCTGGTCCTGCGACCGCTGCACCTACGCCAACCCCAGGTCTACTACCACATGCCAGATGTGTGAGCATCACAGGTAG
- the LOC135639778 gene encoding uncharacterized protein LOC135639778, with product MQAFQTYSPSEISLHTTKKDCWLSIHGKVYDVTTFLEDHPGGEDVILHASASGDATQAFVDVGHSSTATSMMESYVIGTVEGYVSGIKPTSRHWLSKQEQPPPSYSFTDYLLPLLVLGIAFAAWYYLTFYSKAKA from the exons ATGCAGGCCTTCCAGACCTATTCCCCCTCTGAGATCTCACTCCACACCACTAAGAAAGACTGCTGGTTGTCCATCCATGGCAAG GTTTATGATGTGACCACCTTCTTGGAGGATCATCCTGGAGGGGAGGATGTTATCCTTCATGCATCAG CTTCTGGAGATGCTACCCAAGCATTTGTTGATGTGGGTCACAGCTCCACTGCCACTAGCATGATGGAGAGTTATGTGATCGGCACTGTCGAGGGTTATGTTTCCGGCATCAAACCAACCAGCAGACACTGGCTTTCGAAGCAGGAGCAGCCACCCCCTTCCTACAGCTTCACGGACTACCTCCTTCCACTGCTGGTCCTTGGCATCGCCTTTGCAGCTTGGTATTACCTCACCTTCTATTCAAAGGCCAAAGCCTGA